The DNA window TGCACGGCGATACGCGCCTGCCCACCACGAGCGGTACTCAAGCCTACAGCATTTTGCATCTCGTCTCCGTCGAAAAAGTTTTGGAACAATTCGAAACGAATGCCGCGGCCATGGGCCTTGCCGTGGAAGCCACGCTCTCGGAATACGCGCCCGGCCAGTTCGAAATCAATTTGCGCTACGCCGATGCGTTGCAAATGGCCGATCACACCTTTCTTTTTCGCAACATGGTGAAGGAAACCGCGGCGCAGATGGGTTATCACGCCACCTTCATGGCCAAACCGTTCGCCGATTCTGCCGGATCGAGTTTTCATTTGCATATCAGCTTGTGGCGGGAGATGATGAATGTTTTTGCGGGAGCGCTGCCGGCAAATGAATTGCCGCTGCCGTTGCAACACTTTATCGGCGGCTGCCAGCACTATCTCAAACCGGCCATGGCATTTTTTGCGCCGCATGTCAACAGCTACAAACGCCTGCGCCCGGGCAGCTATGCGCCCATCAATGATTCCTGGGGGCGCGATAATCGCTCGGTGTCCTTGCGTGTGCCTGCCGCCGAGGGCAGCGCCAGCCGTCTCGAAAATCGCATTCCCGGCGCGGACGGCAATCCCTATCTCGTCATTGCCGCCGCCCTGGCCATTGGCTGGCTGGGCTTGCAGGAGAAGCTGTCGCCCAAAACGCCAATCACCGGCAATGCCTATGAATTGCCGGCAACAGTGCCGCGTGATTTGCACGCCGCGCTGGAGGAGTTGCATCGGTCCGCATTTCCCGACATTATCCTGATGGATATTGGCTTGCCGGGAATGAGCGGCATCGAAGGGGTGCAAAAGGTGAAAGCGATTTCACCCGAGACGCGTGTCGTTATGCTGACGGTGTTTGATGAAAACGACATGATCTTTAGGGCGATTTGTGCAGGCGCTTCTGGCTACCTTCTTAAGAGCGAGTCAACAGAAAGGATCATCGAGTCGCTGCAGGATGTCCTCAACGGCGGCGCGCCGATGAACGCGCAAATTGCCGCGAAAGTTGTGGACATGTTCTCTCGGCTTGCAGCGCCGAAAGCGAACTACGGCCTTACACCCCGCGAACGCGAGATCCTGCAATGCCTTGTGGACGGCCTCGCCAAGAAACAGATCGCCGACAAACTCTTCCTCAGCTTTCACACCATTGATATGCACATGCGGGGGATTTACACGAAACTGCAAGTGCATTCCCGCAGCGGCGCGGTTGCAAAAGCCCTCAAGGAAAACCTGCTGTAGAAAACCTCTCGTAAAGGAAAACCACAAAGACACCAAGTCACAAAGGAAATTGAGGGACTGATATTCCTCGTTGGTGTCTTGGAGTCTTGGTGGTAGATTT is part of the Cytophagia bacterium CHB2 genome and encodes:
- a CDS encoding response regulator codes for the protein MNENRRKADDFIRKHGIKKIRLVFSDQNGLMRGKNVSAEIFLKSIESGIGFAQSIFAMDIEGETIAETGLLWEHGDPDYHAMADLDTLTLVPWKENTAQVIVDAVVAGHKPFFADPRFILKKILAQLAHAGYTAKVASELEFYLLHGDTRLPTTSGTQAYSILHLVSVEKVLEQFETNAAAMGLAVEATLSEYAPGQFEINLRYADALQMADHTFLFRNMVKETAAQMGYHATFMAKPFADSAGSSFHLHISLWREMMNVFAGALPANELPLPLQHFIGGCQHYLKPAMAFFAPHVNSYKRLRPGSYAPINDSWGRDNRSVSLRVPAAEGSASRLENRIPGADGNPYLVIAAALAIGWLGLQEKLSPKTPITGNAYELPATVPRDLHAALEELHRSAFPDIILMDIGLPGMSGIEGVQKVKAISPETRVVMLTVFDENDMIFRAICAGASGYLLKSESTERIIESLQDVLNGGAPMNAQIAAKVVDMFSRLAAPKANYGLTPREREILQCLVDGLAKKQIADKLFLSFHTIDMHMRGIYTKLQVHSRSGAVAKALKENLL